In Miscanthus floridulus cultivar M001 chromosome 8, ASM1932011v1, whole genome shotgun sequence, the sequence AAGAGAAAAGCTTCTCTCATGTATCTGAAGAACACGATGAAGATGAACATACGCGGGCCAGGAAATCAAACAGCGCAGCAGCATTTAGGCCGGCGTGCTTGTCCAGTCTCTGTCCTGGTTCGCTGTGTCCCCTCCCTGTTTCagcaaatcaaatcaaatcaagaCCAGAAACCGAGCAAAGAGTCCGAATGGGCTCCTCGTCCACTCCGGCGgccgcggcagcggcagcagcggcgCCGAGCCGGCGCAAGGTGGCACTCTACCTGGCGCTCCTCACCCTGCAGTACGGCGCCCAGCCCCTCATCTCCAAGCGCAGGGGTCGGGGTAGAGCCCGGAGACGTTCCACCCCTTGCCGACGAAGCTCTCGATGGCGGCGTACAGGGCCCTGCGTTCCTTCTCCTCCACGGGGGCTGTcgctgccgccgtcgccgcggcCAGGGCGTCCGCGCCGTCCTCCTCCGCTTGCTGCCCCGCGCAGCCACGGAGCAGCAGCGTGGCCGAGACCCAGAGCAGCGCCGCCGAGACCCAGAGCGCTGCCGGGAGGGGGCGCCGCGCGAGCCGCCTCCGTCCCCACCGCGAGCGGCGCCGATTTGCGTCGTCTCTCCGTGGAGACGCGTATTTGCGTCTCGGTTCGCCCTGAACGCAAAATGCGTCGCCTGTTTGGGTTATCCGTTGGAGCGTATTTTTTGATACTCAAAACACTGTGGATGACCTATTTTGGGTATGAGTTATGTTGTTGGAGACAGCCTTAGAAGCTAGTTAACGTTTCTACAGAGTTCGGATTCCACACGGCTTCTTCATCCGGGGGCCACCCAGTCTGGGCCGGCATACTTCAAACTGGGCTGGGTCACCCTTTTGGGCCTCTTCGTGATGACAGACTTTGCCGCCTCCAATCCTGTATTGCCTTCAGGTCCATCATCAGTTCTTCCGTCATCTTCTTCAGTGGCATCAGTCACCAGTGTCGTGACACCTTTGCATTTTACTCTTTGGATTTTTTTTGGAAATGATGCCATGTTTCACGTGTGGCCACTGTGAAATTTGGGTTAAACGAGATGCCCTTTGGGGTTCTCGGTTCCGTGTTATATATAGTGGGAATAGCCCCCACCATAGCTTGTACAAGAGGTCACGTTTACAACAGATAAGATCTTCCTAGCTCTAACTAACTAACTTGTACAACAGACTAAAGTCAAGGTTGCTAGCTACAAACTAGGAACTAATCCTATCTACAAGATACAATGTACATAGACATAGGTGAAGATATCTATCATCTAACACCCCTCCTCAATCTTAGCCACATGCAAGGTTGAGATTGTTTCTGAATTCTCGTAATTTTATACGCGGTAGAGCTTTGGTGAAGCCATCTGCTACCTAGTCATTAGTACTGCTGAACCGAATCTCTAATAACCTCTATGCTACCCTTTCACGAACAAAGTGGAAGTCAATttcaatgtgttttgttcttgcatgAAACACTGGGTTGGCAGAGAGGTATTTTGCACCTAGGTTGTCACACCACAACCGAGCTTGAGGATGAGGAACCCCAAGTTCCACTAGCAACTTTTGAATCCATATTATTTTTGCAGTTGCATTTGCAAGTGACTTATACTCGACTTCTGTGCTTGAGCGTGACACAGTTGCTTGCTTTTGGGCACTCCATGAAATGAGGTTCTCACCAAGAAACACAACAAAACCACCTGTGGATCTTCTATCATCAACGCACCCTGCCCAGTCTGCATCCGAAAAAGCACTAACTCTCATTGTCTTTGAGTTTCCAATCTTAAGTCCAAGATTCAATGTCCCTTGTACATATCTCAGAATGCGCTTGGCTGCACTCCAATGTGTTGTAGTCGGTGCATGCAGATATTGGTAGATTTTATTCACAGCAAAACACAAATTTGGACGAGTGAGTGTCAAATATTGGAGAGCTCCTACCAGACTTCTGTATTTGGTGCAATCATTTGGCCCTAGTGCGTGTCCTTCATAGGCACTAAGTTTTTCTATAGTGGACATTGGTGTATCAATAGCTTTGCACCTGCTCATCCCTGACCGAGCCAAGATATCTAATGCATATCTCCGCTATGTAAGAATTAGGCCATCTTTGATCTTCTTGACTTCTATCCCTAGAAAGTAATGTAGATCCCCAAGATCTTCCAACACAAACTCCTTCTGCAAGTCACTGAGTAGCGCCTTAGTTGCCTCTGGAGATGAGCTTGCCACaattatgtcatccacatacactaGGACAAACAACTTATGTTTTCCCTTATTATAATAAAACAATGACGTGTCAGCCTTCGATGGTATGAACCCCAAGGATACCAGTTTTGCACACAACCTAGCGTACCATGCACGTGGAGCTTGTTTTAGACCATAGAGAGCTTTGTCTAACTTGCAAACATACCTAGGATGAGTTTTATCCTCATAACCCGGTGGTTGATGCATATAGACCTCTTCATCCAAAATGCCATGGAGGAAAGCATTTTGTACATCTAGCTATCGCAGGGACCACCCTTGGGTGACTGCAATGGAAAGAACCGGTTGGATGGTAGCTATCTTGACCACAGGACTGAAGGTATCTTCATAATCTATTCCATAATGCTGCTTATATCCTTTAGCTACTAACCGAGCCTTGTATCGATCAATAGTTCCATCAGCTTTCCATTTTACCTTATACACCTATTTGTAGCCTATTACATTCTTCCCTTTAGGCGGTGGAACTAAGTGCCAAGTCTTGTTCCGAACCAATGCTTGATGTTCAGCATCCATGGCCGAGACCCATTTTGGATCTTTGAGGGCTTCATTTACACTTGTTGGTTCCTCTGAAGTAGCGACTGTAGCCATTCCCCATCGAACAGTACCATCTGTGTATTGTTTGGGCTTCACAATGCCATGTTGGAGTCGAGTACCAGGTCGACATGGTGGAGCACCAACTGGATGTTCGCCACTGGATCCTGATGACATATCATGAGTCGTAGTTGCCTTAGCCGCACCGGATCTGCTGGCATCCGCACCAGATCCCGCAGGCAAATCGACCCTGGGAGTCGGAGTCTCCCAATCCCCCCTATGTGGATCTGAGTGCGAAGCCGCACCGCCCCCAGGAGAGACGAGCGCGTCCACGTTTGGCGCAGAAGATTCCGCGCCTAGGAGAGACGTCGGTGCTGAACCCATGTGCGACGACGTCTGCGACGATCCCAATGGTGATGCTGTCGCAGGTTGTCCGCCGGCATCAGGCAAATCAGCCTGGGCACCCATGCTGCTCCCTGTGCCGCGACATAGGAAATGATAGGGGACATCACTACCTTCTTTGCCGGATCCATCATCATTTTCGTCCGGATTTTTCCCTGCAGCCTGTGAGCACACACGAGAACTCAAACCAGCATCAGTTGGGTTAGGAGAATCACAGTGCTGATCATGGATTAATGCCTCCTCAAATGACATGGATGGATTTAAGAGGATATCGGGTAGAATGCGAAGCTCGGCGCGAAGGCATGCACCAGCGTTTAGATGAAGAGTGGAGAAAGGAAACATAGCCTCATCAAACACTACATCACATGATATGTATATGCGGCCTTCACCTAGATCTAGGCACTTGAAACCCTTGTGAGAGTTGCTATAGCCAACAAACACGCAACGCTTGGAACAGAATTGGAGCTTGCGTGTGTTATATGCACGAAGATTAGGCCAAACAACGCATCCAAAAGTGCGAAGAAGGGTGTAGTTCGGCTCTTGACCATAGAGTCGGTGGAGAGGAGTATCATAATTGATTACTTTAGAGGGCAACCGATTGATAAAAAAACAGCGGTTTGGAAAGCTTCATCCCAAAATTTGAGTGGCATAGATGCATGGGCGAGCAAGGTGATGCCCATCTCCACGATATGCCTGTGCTTGCGCTCAGCGGCACCGTTTTGTTGGTGTGTGTGTGGGCAGGAAACAAAGTGATGAATCCCAACACGCTTAAAGAAAGAATTTAAAGATTGATATTCCCCTCCCCAGTCTGTTTGCATGACCCGGATTTTTTATCAAATTGCCTTTCTACTAAACTTTGGAAATCATGGAAACACTGAAAAACTTCGGATTTGTGGCGAATTAAGTAGATCCAGGTAAACTTGGAATAATCATCGATGAAACTAACATAATAATTGAATCGACCAACTGAAGTTGGGGCAGGTCCCCAAACATCAGAAAACACAAGCTCCAAGACACTAGTAGACACACTAGTTGACGTCGGAAAAGGCAACTGATGGCTTTTGCCCTGTTGACATGCATCACACACTTGTTTATTGTTCACATCTTGAATAGAAGAGAGATTATGACTACGAAGGACTCGATTAACAATAGGAACAGAAGCATGCCCTAGCCAACTATGCCACAGGGACATAGAGGGTTTGACAGCTCCAAGTGCCTATTTattggacgatgatgatgatctaCTCGAAAAAGACTTGATAGGGTAGAGGCCTCCTTCAGCCTTGCCTGTGAGGAGTGTTTTCTTCGTTGCCAACTCTTTTATGAAAAAACAATCAGGGTGGAATTcaacaaaagcattattgtctTGAGAGAGACGATTTACAGATACTAAACTCTTGCTAGCATCAGGAACATGTAGAATATTACGAAGATGAATTTTATGTGAGGGGGACTCCACAAAACCATGACCAACATGTGAGATCTCCATACCTAACCCATTGGCGGCGTGGACGTACTCCCCTCCATGGTACTTGTCGCGAAGGGAGAGCTTCTCCAGATCACTGGTGATGTGGTCCGTTGCCCTAGAGTCCATGTACCAGTTGGTATCTACTCCGTAGGAAGAGGTGACGTTGGAGGCGGATTTCTGCTGCTGTAGTGCACTGCCCTGGAACCTTTCGTCGTACCTCTTGTAGCAGCGAAAGGCTGGATGACCTTCCTTGCCACAAACTTGGCAGATGAGACCTGCCTAGAAGGAGCTGGAGCTGCCTCAGTTGAAGTTGTTGTTGCGGCCACCCTTCTGCTTGCCGCCGCCACGGGCAAAGCCACTGCGGCTTCCACGGTTGGAGTTATTTCCACCGCGTCCACCACGAGACGCCAGGTTTACAGAGGACTGGGATCCTCCACTGTGCATCTCGAGCCTCTATTCATGACTTATCAGTTGAGTATATAGCTCACCGAGGGAGATTGGTTCAACCCTGGAGGCGATAGATGTCACCACGGAGTCGAAGTCGTCGTCGAGGCCCGTCAGGATGTAGGAGACCATCTCATCATCCTCCAGGCGGCGCCCCGCAGAAGCCATCTCATCAGCGAGAGACTTCATCTTGCTGTAGTACTCGGCGATGGTGGATGTGCCCTTGGACGCCGTTGCCAGGGCCATCCGGGTGCTGATCAATCGCGCACGGGATTGAGAGGCAAAGAACCCCTCAATGGCGGCCCACGCTTCGGCGACCGTCGTTGCAGTCGACACCTGCTGCAGGATCTCTCGGGACAGAGAGACAAGGAGGTAGCTCAGGACCTGTTGGTCCTTCGCCACCCATGTGCTGTACTCCTTGTTCAGGATCGGGACCTCTTCCTCCGTGTCATCAGATTTCTTCTTGGGAAGATACTGGGCTGGTGGTTTGGCTGTAGGGCTAAGGAACTCGAAGACCTCCGCTCCTCGGATTGAGGAGAGGACTTGAGCGCGCCATAGTGGGAAGTTCCCACGGGTTAGTTTTTTGCTGACCGGCAAGAAACCGAGGGAGGAAAGGACGGCGTGCtgcgcggcggaggaggaggacatgATGAAAGCTCCGTAGGGAGACAGGCTCTGGTACCATGTGAAATTTGGGTTAACGAGATGCCCTTTGGGGTTCTCGGTTCCGTGTTATATATAGTGGCAATAGCCCTCACCATAGCTTGTACAAGAGATCACGTTTACAACAGATAAGATCTTCCTAGCTCTAACTAACTAACTTGTAGAACAGACTAGAGTCAATGTTGCTAGCTACAAACTAGGAACTAATCCTATGTACAAGATACAATGTACATAGACATAGGTGAAGATATCTATCATCTAACAGCCACAGCAGCGCCGAATCAGGTCAGCTTGGCAAAACAAAGTACATTTACACATGCATTACGTATCGATATGTATcatttcatttttttaaaaaaattaatacTTCGAAGTATATTTTTTCTAGTAAGATTTCCACGTTTGTAGTGTTGAGGGGGGTTTGCattgaatatttttttttctcttgcGAGGAGTTTGCACCAAATATTTGACTTTCTCTAAGTCTGAATCCATATCGTTAAGTTCACATATAGGGCATTGTTTTGAATAGTGAACTAACCTCAAGTTAGCCCTAGGCCATATAAATGAGTGGGCTAATTTTAGTGTAGCCTAACTGGTTGTTAGTCCATCTTATTAGTCCATGTATCCCGACGACGTGTGACTGAttgcttgtctgaattctggaggaatctggatggtctAGAGGAATACTGGAGGAatttgcgagagaaaaatactattctggataAAAAAATAAGCATATCAAGCcgagtttaagggcacgcgaacggggccatgtCAATCACTACTTTGGTCGCCTAAATTCTAATTCGTAGTGTTACAATCTCACCGAACTGAGCATTCGTTCATTCAGAATGTGAGAAGAGTAGCAGTAATCTCCAGTGAATCATTATGTTCTGCAGTCTGAAAAGGATGTGATTGGATTGGACTATGGAATGCACATTGGAGATTTGTACTGGAGCAGTCAATTATGCCACTTGCCACGCAAGAGCTGCCAAGTGAGAAGAGTAGCAGTACCCTAGCAGCCATCGGCGGAGGAGCGACGTCCACCGGCTGGGCTGGGCGCCACCATCCACCCACCGTTGGGAGTTGGGGACGCTACGCCGCGTTCACTGACAACCGCGGGTTTCGCGTGTGGCCACGGCGCGGCCGCAGCCAATCGTCGCGTCTTCTGCCTGTCCGTCGCCCATCCATGCCGCCTCCCGCCTCGACGCCGGCGACGCACGCGGCCGTGTACGTGGCGGCGGTGCCCCTGCGGGCGCCCAGGGGCCCCGCGCAGCTGCTGATGTCGGCGGGCTACTCGCTGGGCATGTGGGACCTGCAGCACTTCATGGTGCTCCTGCGGCCCGACCCGGCCCTGGCCCAGGCGCTGGTGTTCGATTTCCAGCCGCGGGACCCGGAGGACGCCCTCGCCGCGCTCGCGGTGCTGTCCCGGAGAGAAATCCCTGGTATGGTAAAACCCTTCGCCTTCCTTCGCGGTTGATTGATTGATTCGTGCCATGGCGAGAGCCTATCTGTCCTGTCCTGCCATGGCGAGGATTTATTTGTCCTGCTCCTGCAACTgcaatggatggatggatgttCAGGCGTGGTTCGTAGAAGGACGCTGCGGAGGGTCCCTGACCGGCGGTGCTGGCTCGTCGGGCACTGCTGCTGCgacggggacgacgacgccgttgcCGCCGCCGGCAGGTTCAGCGAGCGGTGGCGGACCGGCCTGGTGGTCGGGGAGCACGACTGCCGGGACTACACTAACGGTAATCCGTCAGCGGGGCTCATAGTCATCGACATTGCAAAATCGTCGTGGTACTGCGATCCGTCTCACCGTctctttgttttgttttgtgGATCGACAAGGGCTGGTCGAGGTGCTGACAGGTGAAAAACGTGTCCTGGAGTCGCTCCGATTGGGCGCCAACGGCAGCACCACTAGCGGGGCGGCGCCGCCGTGGTAGCCTGGTGCGAGTGCCTctctctttcctttttttttccctGTATGTACAACCCCTCCGTTCCTTCGGTCTCGTGGCGCACTACTGAGTGTGTACTGAATCTCCATCGAGATTGAGATATGCAgcttgttcgcttgctcgtaaacgatcgtaaatttccagccaggaacagtgtttttctctcacaccaaaccagccagtagtaaataatccatgatacgatacggcctcccgaacaggctgatggtttCCAATTCTTGGGTGACGTTGCGTGTGCGCAATCTGATGATGCAATATGAACAACAAAGACAGCCAAATTAGCCAGAGGTTGCCCGCCTCTGGGTAATTTGGCAGTCTTTGAGGTAACGGGCAACCTCTAGGTAATTTGGCAGTCTTTGTTGTTCAGCCTCGTTGCAGGTTGTCTGATAAAGTTCGTTTTTTTTTTAGGATGCTTCTGAGTTACTAACTCGTCGTCTTACTCTGCAGATGGATGATCTAAATACCCCACCGTCAGTGTCATCGTGAAGCATGTACGGTCCCTTATCGGATTCTATAACTGGAGACCCAACACCCAAGGCAGAGATCTCAAGGAAATGAGGAGACATTTTCGAAAAAGAAGAAACGAGGAGAGAAACTAAGAAGCTACTCCAGACAAGGCAATGGTGTAACGGAGAAATGAGGTCACTTCGCTGAAGATCAAGGCAAATCTGAAGTAGCATTGCTGATCCATGTAACGGTGAAAtcctttggactagaagaagctGTTGGCTCAATCTGTTGTCAGCATCTTTTGCCATCTAAAGTTTCTGAACGATGATACACTACACCTCAAATAGTCGAAGTCCTACCTGAACTGAACACTGGGTCACCCTTCCAACTCCTTCAGAAGAAAACAGAGTCCAATTTTTCCTCAACTTGAGACAACACGTAATGCTTCATCCATATTCCATAACATGACAGAGTAAATCTTCCTGTTGAGGGTTGACCCTTGCACCAATGCCTCTCAAGCAGTGGCAAAGCTGTCCCCATATTGTCCTCACCTGGGCTGGGAATGTATGATCACCAACCGCCACTGCTGGCCACCTTTGCCCCTACGTCCCCACCGCCTCATCCATCTCATCTCAACCCCAGAAACAACAAACCAATTACCTGCGCTCGCTGTGCTTACTCGTGCCATGACCATGATGACGCCGACAAATGGAGGTAGCTCGGGCGTTGACTAATGCAATGGCTTTTCTCCATTAACCCTTATCCCAAGCCTGAAAGGAGGAGACAGAGTATGTAGGCGAGGCCATTAACCCTCCCTTATCTGGAAGCCTGTGATTGATCCAGAGTCTTATCATCAACTCAATTCTCAGAGGCTATATGATCCACCAACCACACATAAGCGCATCTAGCTCTGTGTGAAGCTATCGATGGCTCCACCACAGATGGTGCGTGCTGCGTGCCCCTGCCCCACCTGCACAGCCAAatcaggcagcagcagcagcagcctgtGACATGAACGCAGCAGAGGAAGAAGATACTGTCCGTGTTTAGCTGGCCACCATCACCAATTCGCCATGCATGCTGCAACGAACTTTCTGCCTGCACTGCTGCACCTTAGGTTCTACTTCTACCTGCAGCACTAGCTAATTAAGCGAGCACTATGTGTGGATGTTGGTGAATCAGGCATTCCATCCATGGAGACAATCAGAATCCAGAAGTATTCTTGCATTGGTAAAGGGGAGTTTTGAATGACATGATGTCTGTTCTTCATATCATGCTGCGGCATGACTCATGCTCATTGACAAATTTGGGAAGTAGATGGAAATGCGGTGATCATCATCGCGCCACGTATCCGCGTATCCGGTATGTCTGCAAACGCATACTAGTACATTCAGGAAGATGGTTGCTGTGGATTTTCTGGAGGGCCACGTACATGCTTCACTTTTtgcaaactaattttaaatctaacattgtcggttttttttaaactaacacttttggccgcgcctattatcCTGACGCGGCCAAATACCTATGCCGCGCTATGTATGGTGGCGCGGTAGAGGGCTGACGTGTCGGCGACCgaaatcgctgaccgctgacggagcagggcctgccgcgccaccaatcTTGGCGCGGCAGCGCCGGGTACCCCTGCCACATGCATGCCTGCAGGCACTTGCACACACGGCAATGCAACGTCAAGTCCAATCCAAACCCAGGCTACCATGCTATCATGCTATACACACGGTGCATAGCTGTGCTTCCTACTCGCGCCACTACCATGCTATACTACGCCTCTACTAGTATGTCTGCCCCATGCTACTGGCCACATACTGTATGTAGACGGTGGGACCTCCCTTCCTTTCTGCGCTCGATCTATCCACCTCAATCCGTGTtttgtactactactagtagatTGAGCTATCAATTGTTTATTTTTATATTATATTCTAATCAACTTCAAAACTACACACGGTCAGACAGAAATAGTGTAGCCAAACGGATAGACTTGTTGGTTGGACATTGATTTCTTTTTTGCCACATATAAGTTTGGATTTGAATATTGGAATACGAATGCAAAACAAATAAAAGTTGGATACATATGGTAGCATCCGGATAtctaataaaaaattaaaagaatataaataaaTAACTATTTCAATCAAATATAAAACATTCATAAGGAAACTAATACAAAAGTATGGATGCAAAAATATTAGTCAACAGAAAAAACAATAATGAATCAATATATGTAAAAtttaagaaaaaaataataaaaataaggaAACGAAAAATTTATAACAACAAATATAAACTAAATCAAGTCAACATTGAAATAAACTTAGTATCTATATCTCAATATTCGTCCAATTGGAAGGCAACGGTTTCCATGCAATAGGCAATCGGAAGGCAGCGGTTTCCATGCAAGAAGCAACCGGAAACAGCTCGATATCCATTTCCTTGCAATAGGCAGCAGGTTTGCGGTTGGACGTAGTAGTACATGGCACACGCACATGCGCGCTGGTCACAGATTGAATAGGCGCAGGAGAAAATTCATTCACACCCAGAAGCACCAAGTACGGGAGTACGAGTAGGCCAGTACCATGGGGGTCCTTAAGAGTACTAGGGTGGAAACGGATATCGAGATGTTTACCCGTCTTGTATAAATTTATATTCGACAAATCTTAAATTTGGATATATGTATATTTCATATATGTTTTTGGTATAGAATATAGATGATGAAATGGATATGTCCCGATTTATTCCACAtaacttttctctctctctatccAATTTTAGTTTCATATTAAAGAAACCCAAAATATCCAACGATAATGAATATGATGAAACTATTTAGAAAGTATGATGACATATGATTAATGACTAGTGCTATAAAATTTAATATTGAGATATAGATACTAAGTTTATTTCAATGTTGACTTGATTTAGTTTATATTTGTTGTTATAAAGTTTACGTATATCGATtccttattttattattatttttttaattttacatATATTGATTCATTATTGTTTTTTTTTGCTGTTGACTAATATTTTTGCATCCATACTTTTGTATTAGTTTCCTTATGAATGTTTTATATTTGATTgaaataattatttatttatattcttttaatTTTTATTAGATATCCAGATGCTACCATATGTATCCAACTTTTATTTGTTTTGCATTCGTATTCCAATATTCGAATCCAGACTTATTACGTGGCAAAAAAGAAATCAATGTACAACCAACGAGTCTATCCGTTTGGCTACACTATTTCTGTTTGACCGTGTGTAGTTTTGAAGTTGATTAGAATAGAATATAAAAATAAACAATTGATAGCTCAatctactagtagtagtacaaaACACGGATTGAGGTGGATAGATACTAAGTTTATTTTAATGTTGACTTGATTTAGTTTATATTGGTTGTTATAAAGTTTACATATATCGATtccttattttattttatttttcttaaaTTTTACATATATTGATTCATTATTGTTTTTTTGCTGTTGACTAATATTTTTGCATCCATACTTTTGTATTAGTTTCCTTATGAATGTTTTATATTTGATTGAAATAGTTAtttatttatattcttttaattttttattagaTATCCGGATGCTACCATATGTATCCAACTTTTATTTGTTTTGCATTCGTATTCCAATATTCGAATCCAGACTTATATGTGGCAAAAAAGAAATCAATGTCCAACCAACAAGTCTATCCGTTTGGCTACACTATTTCTGTCAGACCGTGTATAGTTTTGAAGTTGATTAGAATAGAATATAAAAATAAACATTTGATAGCTCAatctactagtagtagtacaaaACACGGATTGAGCTGGGTAGATCGAGCGCAGAAGGGAAGGGAGGTCCCGCCGTCTACATACAATACGTAGGCCAGTAGCATAGGGCAGGCATACTAGTAGAGGCGTAGTATAGCATGATAGTGGCGCGAGTAGGAAGCACAGCTATGCAATGCCGTGTGTATAGCATGATAGCGTGGTAGCCTGGGTTTGGATTGGACTTGACTTGACGTTGCATTGCCGTGTGTGCAGGTGCGTgtaggcatgcatgcatgcggtaGGGGTACCCGGTGCTGCCgcgtcaagatcggtggcgcggcaggccctgccccgtcagcggtcaacGATTCCGATCGCCGCTACATCAGCCCTCTACCgcgtcaccatgcatggcgcggcacaagcatttggccgcgccagggcaatagacacggccaaaagtgttagtttaaaaaaaacccaacggtgttagatttaaaattaatttcgaaaaagtgttaaaattaataaaaaaattgacCCTGTTGGCTTGCACA encodes:
- the LOC136477549 gene encoding uncharacterized protein; the encoded protein is MPPPASTPATHAAVYVAAVPLRAPRGPAQLLMSAGYSLGMWDLQHFMVLLRPDPALAQALVFDFQPRDPEDALAALAVLSRREIPGVVRRRTLRRVPDRRCWLVGHCCCDGDDDAVAAAGRFSERWRTGLVVGEHDCRDYTNGLVEVLTGEKRVLESLRLGANGSTTSGAAPPW